In Deinococcus reticulitermitis, a single window of DNA contains:
- the gnd gene encoding phosphogluconate dehydrogenase (NAD(+)-dependent, decarboxylating), with protein MKLGMIGLGKMGGNMVLRLVQGGQGVVGYDRSEESVALIEGGGAQGARTVDELIAALGEPGGRAVWVMVPSGAITQGVIDDLAERLAPGDIVIDGGNSNFKDTMRRAEALAERGIHMVDVGTSGGIWGLKEGYAMMVGGPQEAVERLRPFLEVLAPAPDRGWGRMGPSGSGHYVKMVHNGIEYGMMQAYAEGFELLHAREDYGLDMAQIAELWRHGSVIRSWLLDLTAEALQNQADFSQLSDYVADSGEGRWTVIDSIELGIPAPVITLATQMRFRSQQEVSYAGQMLSAMRRAFGGHAVKVLESTRQESVVPEVQPGEHPAAAAPQNIDTGTAQTQSAGREAEQLGETGQERTTGERGAE; from the coding sequence ATGAAACTCGGAATGATCGGGCTGGGCAAGATGGGCGGGAACATGGTGCTGCGCCTCGTGCAGGGCGGGCAGGGCGTGGTGGGCTACGACCGCAGCGAGGAGAGCGTGGCCCTGATCGAGGGGGGCGGGGCGCAGGGAGCGCGGACGGTGGACGAGCTGATCGCCGCGCTGGGGGAACCCGGCGGGCGGGCCGTGTGGGTCATGGTGCCCTCGGGGGCGATCACCCAGGGGGTCATCGACGACCTTGCGGAACGGCTCGCCCCCGGCGACATCGTGATCGACGGCGGCAACTCCAACTTCAAGGACACCATGCGCCGGGCCGAGGCGCTCGCCGAAAGGGGCATCCACATGGTGGACGTGGGGACCTCGGGCGGCATCTGGGGCCTGAAGGAAGGCTACGCGATGATGGTGGGCGGCCCCCAGGAGGCGGTCGAGCGCCTGCGCCCTTTCCTCGAAGTCCTCGCCCCCGCGCCCGACCGGGGCTGGGGCCGCATGGGGCCGTCGGGCTCCGGGCACTACGTCAAGATGGTCCACAACGGCATCGAGTACGGGATGATGCAGGCCTACGCCGAGGGCTTCGAGCTGTTGCACGCCCGCGAGGACTACGGGCTGGACATGGCGCAGATCGCCGAACTGTGGCGGCACGGCTCGGTGATCCGCTCGTGGCTGCTCGACCTGACCGCCGAGGCCCTTCAGAACCAGGCCGACTTCTCGCAGCTCTCGGACTACGTGGCCGACTCGGGCGAGGGCCGCTGGACGGTGATTGACTCCATCGAGCTGGGCATCCCCGCGCCGGTCATCACGCTGGCGACCCAGATGCGCTTCCGCAGCCAGCAGGAGGTCAGCTACGCCGGGCAGATGCTCTCGGCGATGCGGCGGGCCTTTGGCGGCCACGCGGTCAAGGTGCTGGAATCCACCCGGCAGGAATCGGTCGTGCCCGAGGTGCAGCCGGGCGAACACCCGGCGGCGGCGGCCCCGCAGAACATCGACACCGGGACGGCCCAGACCCAGAGCGCGGGCAGGGAAGCTGAGCAGCTCGGGGAGACGGGGCAGGAGCGCACGACCGGCGAGCGGGGCGCTGAATGA
- a CDS encoding DUF1963 domain-containing protein: MTEPSSSVPQRQEWRHAVTGERATLTFEGGVTRLARGGAVREITPPPFDEAAEREETRAEFQTWPWNPFELRILREMARAGTLLDDGRPLRVEGLGFPARYWEELDAFERERAGPGAVSGTLPSEDTPADSLLWNPTPQMRQRFTELMAVMAENVQIAPPPADTPFYEQGRDLAQAGFVRISPRTPDGSLWLPPALEAERQRLEPWAWPVVRPLVVPGPGTPAPWDSKLGGVPYRPRGAAWPAQASGSPLSFVAQIDLAAANGQGHLPELPRRGLLQFFVAHSDASYEEMVADPGRGHPVARILYWPEVVRDAAALTREVPVFTDEFQAEMFNPPERALAFFDDREFPSGIDGRLGWLEEVAPDSGMTELHPNGHRLGGHAMVINAAFPPAEDWRLLFQFDGDDPGGQVYGGSGGLGGWIGFFVRAEDLARRDFSRVWVELDAF, translated from the coding sequence ATGACCGAACCGAGCAGCAGCGTGCCCCAGCGGCAGGAGTGGCGACATGCCGTGACAGGCGAGCGGGCCACCCTAACTTTCGAGGGGGGCGTGACCCGACTGGCGCGGGGCGGGGCGGTGCGCGAGATCACGCCGCCCCCCTTCGACGAGGCCGCCGAGCGGGAGGAGACGCGGGCGGAGTTTCAAACCTGGCCCTGGAACCCCTTCGAGCTGCGAATTCTGCGTGAGATGGCGCGGGCGGGGACCCTCCTAGACGATGGTCGGCCCCTGCGCGTGGAGGGCCTCGGCTTCCCGGCCCGGTACTGGGAGGAACTCGACGCCTTCGAGCGGGAGAGAGCGGGGCCGGGAGCGGTGTCGGGCACCCTCCCCTCCGAGGACACCCCCGCCGATTCCCTGCTGTGGAATCCCACGCCCCAGATGCGCCAGCGCTTCACGGAGCTGATGGCGGTGATGGCGGAAAACGTTCAGATCGCCCCGCCCCCTGCCGACACGCCCTTTTACGAACAGGGGCGGGACCTCGCGCAGGCAGGCTTCGTGCGGATCAGCCCGCGCACCCCGGACGGCTCGCTGTGGCTGCCGCCCGCGCTGGAGGCAGAGCGGCAGCGGCTGGAGCCGTGGGCCTGGCCCGTCGTGCGCCCGCTGGTCGTGCCCGGACCCGGCACCCCTGCCCCCTGGGACAGCAAGCTGGGCGGCGTCCCCTACCGCCCCCGGGGAGCGGCGTGGCCCGCCCAGGCGTCGGGGAGTCCGCTCTCTTTCGTGGCGCAGATCGATCTGGCCGCCGCCAACGGCCAGGGCCACCTGCCGGAGCTGCCGCGCCGGGGCCTGCTGCAATTCTTCGTGGCCCACTCGGACGCCTCGTACGAGGAGATGGTCGCGGACCCCGGGCGGGGCCATCCGGTCGCCCGCATCCTGTACTGGCCGGAGGTGGTGCGGGACGCGGCGGCCCTGACCCGCGAGGTCCCAGTCTTCACGGACGAGTTTCAGGCCGAGATGTTCAATCCGCCCGAGCGTGCCCTGGCCTTCTTCGACGACCGCGAGTTCCCCTCGGGGATAGACGGGCGGTTGGGGTGGCTGGAGGAGGTCGCCCCGGATAGCGGAATGACGGAGCTGCACCCGAACGGGCACCGCCTGGGCGGTCACGCCATGGTCATCAACGCGGCGTTCCCGCCCGCCGAGGACTGGCGGCTGCTGTTCCAGTTCGACGGCGACGACCCCGGGGGGCAGGTGTACGGCGGCTCCGGGGGCCTGGGCGGGTGGATCGGCTTTTTCGTGAGGGCGGAGGACCTCGCGCGGCGGGACTTCTCGCGGGTGTGGGTCGAGCTGGACGCCTTCTGA
- a CDS encoding SRPBCC family protein, protein MSEEIVIRHSLPVRARPEVLYRLALEPRRRLKWDRHFVQAEYAQEGQKLAQNAIVNFRFARSLLGLRFQAKYGQLQPSQRGGWESVRHVGPLEKLTQAWNFKPMPGGTEVTLTVTARVRYRWVRAQVERVLNNMVVSTLIELQRQVDAPGAQLVEDLGREAAEKQKAERKAAKKKRK, encoded by the coding sequence ATGTCCGAAGAGATTGTCATCCGCCATTCGTTGCCGGTGCGCGCGCGGCCCGAGGTGCTCTACCGCCTCGCGCTCGAGCCCCGGCGCCGCCTGAAATGGGACCGCCATTTTGTGCAGGCGGAGTACGCCCAGGAAGGCCAGAAGCTCGCCCAGAACGCCATCGTCAATTTCCGGTTCGCGCGCAGCCTGCTCGGGCTGAGGTTCCAGGCGAAATACGGCCAGCTCCAGCCCTCGCAGCGCGGCGGCTGGGAGAGCGTGCGCCACGTCGGGCCGCTCGAAAAGCTCACGCAGGCGTGGAATTTCAAGCCGATGCCGGGCGGCACCGAAGTGACCCTGACCGTCACCGCGCGCGTGCGCTACCGCTGGGTGAGGGCACAGGTCGAGCGCGTGCTGAACAACATGGTGGTCTCCACCCTGATCGAGCTTCAGCGCCAGGTGGACGCCCCCGGCGCGCAGCTCGTCGAGGACCTCGGGCGCGAGGCCGCCGAGAAGCAGAAGGCGGAGAGGAAAGCCGCCAAGAAAAAGCGCAAGTAG
- the fba gene encoding class II fructose-1,6-bisphosphate aldolase, which translates to MLVTGKDILIPAREGKYAVGAFNTNNMEITQAIIHTAERLRSPVIVQMSEGAIKYGGQDLANIVIDIATRSTVPVALHLDHGSSYESALRAIKMGFTSVMIDASHHPFEENVHETKRVIEAAHAMGISVEAELGRLGGIEEHVVVDEKDAFLTDPEEAVQFVEQTGVDYLAIAIGTSHGAYKGKGRPYIDQARIKRIGELIGIPLVAHGSSGVPAEIVQRLRDAGGEIGDAAGIADDDLREAATYGIAKVNVDTDLRLAGTVGVREVLKATPKEFDPRKIFGPARDVMSKIVEHKLGVLGSVGKAGPAPVQVKESQK; encoded by the coding sequence ATGCTCGTAACCGGCAAAGACATCCTGATCCCCGCCCGCGAGGGCAAGTACGCCGTCGGCGCGTTCAACACCAACAACATGGAGATCACCCAGGCGATCATCCACACCGCCGAGCGCCTGCGTTCGCCCGTGATCGTGCAGATGAGCGAAGGCGCGATCAAGTACGGCGGGCAGGACCTCGCCAACATCGTGATCGACATTGCCACCCGCTCGACGGTGCCGGTGGCGCTGCACCTCGACCACGGCTCCTCCTACGAGTCGGCCCTCAGGGCGATCAAGATGGGCTTTACCTCGGTGATGATCGACGCCTCGCACCACCCCTTCGAGGAAAATGTCCACGAGACGAAGCGCGTCATCGAGGCCGCGCACGCGATGGGCATCAGCGTCGAGGCCGAACTCGGGCGCCTCGGCGGCATCGAGGAGCATGTCGTCGTGGATGAGAAGGACGCTTTCCTCACCGATCCCGAGGAAGCGGTGCAGTTCGTCGAGCAGACCGGCGTGGATTACCTCGCCATCGCCATCGGCACCTCGCACGGCGCGTACAAGGGCAAGGGGCGGCCCTACATCGACCAGGCGCGCATCAAGCGCATCGGCGAGCTGATCGGGATTCCACTCGTCGCGCACGGTTCGAGCGGCGTGCCGGCAGAGATCGTGCAGCGGCTGCGCGACGCGGGCGGCGAGATCGGGGACGCGGCGGGCATCGCCGACGACGACCTGCGCGAGGCCGCGACCTACGGCATCGCCAAGGTGAACGTGGACACCGACCTGCGCCTCGCCGGCACGGTGGGCGTCCGCGAGGTGCTCAAGGCGACGCCCAAGGAGTTCGACCCGCGCAAGATCTTCGGCCCGGCCCGCGACGTGATGAGCAAGATCGTCGAGCACAAACTCGGCGTGCTCGGCAGCGTCGGCAAGGCGGGACCGGCCCCGGTGCAGGTGAAAGAAAGCCAGAAGTAA
- a CDS encoding PLP-dependent aminotransferase family protein, with amino-acid sequence MAASPSTPGFRTGSLPALDFSARLSRRAQTMTASAIREILKVTQRPDVISFAGGLPAPELFPLEEIRAATGTVLDRYGPAALQYSTTEGHPPLREWIAGRHGIPAANVQIMTGSQQGLDLLGKVLIEEGDRVLVEAPTYLGALQSFQPYLPRYAQIPTDEGGIDVDALDEVLRGEPAKLLYAVPNFQNPTGRTLSLERRRRLVELTAQAGVLVIEDDPYGELRFSGEPLPSLYELGLALHGDVERNHVIYCSSFSKTLVPGLRDAWVEAASPIIRKLIQVKQGADLHTPTLNQMLITELLPLLPRQIETVRRVYGERAAHMLGQMAEHFPASVTYTRPQGGMFLWVTLPEGVNTTELLPSAVERGVAYVPGSPFFALGGGENTMRLSYSSARPEQISRGMEALGETFREALG; translated from the coding sequence ATGGCTGCCTCTCCCTCGACTCCGGGCTTCCGTACAGGGAGCCTGCCGGCCCTCGACTTCTCCGCCCGCCTCTCGCGCCGCGCCCAGACGATGACGGCGAGCGCGATTCGCGAGATCCTCAAGGTCACGCAGCGCCCCGACGTGATCTCGTTTGCGGGGGGCCTGCCCGCGCCGGAGCTTTTTCCTCTTGAGGAGATTCGGGCGGCGACGGGCACGGTGCTGGACCGCTACGGTCCCGCTGCCCTCCAGTACTCCACCACTGAGGGCCACCCGCCGCTGCGCGAGTGGATCGCCGGGCGGCACGGCATCCCCGCCGCCAATGTGCAGATCATGACCGGGAGCCAGCAGGGCCTCGACCTGCTCGGCAAGGTCCTGATCGAAGAGGGAGACCGCGTGCTCGTGGAGGCGCCCACCTACCTCGGGGCCTTGCAGTCCTTCCAGCCCTACCTGCCGCGCTACGCCCAGATCCCCACCGACGAGGGCGGCATCGATGTGGACGCATTGGATGAGGTCCTACGAGGCGAGCCGGCCAAGCTCCTCTACGCGGTGCCCAATTTCCAGAATCCGACGGGCCGGACCCTGAGCCTGGAGCGGCGGCGGCGACTGGTGGAACTCACGGCGCAGGCCGGCGTGCTCGTGATCGAGGACGATCCTTACGGAGAACTGCGCTTTTCCGGCGAGCCGCTGCCCTCGCTCTACGAACTCGGGCTGGCGCTGCACGGCGACGTGGAGCGAAACCACGTGATCTACTGCTCCAGCTTTTCCAAGACGCTCGTGCCGGGGCTGCGTGACGCCTGGGTGGAGGCGGCCTCGCCGATCATCCGCAAGTTGATTCAGGTCAAGCAGGGCGCCGACCTGCACACGCCGACGCTCAATCAAATGCTGATCACCGAGCTGTTGCCGCTGCTCCCGCGCCAGATCGAGACGGTGCGGCGCGTCTACGGCGAGCGCGCGGCACACATGCTGGGGCAGATGGCCGAACACTTCCCGGCGAGCGTGACCTACACCCGGCCCCAGGGCGGCATGTTCCTGTGGGTGACCCTCCCGGAAGGGGTGAACACCACCGAACTTCTCCCCAGCGCCGTCGAGCGCGGGGTGGCCTACGTGCCCGGCAGTCCCTTTTTCGCGCTCGGTGGCGGGGAAAACACCATGCGCCTGAGTTACTCCTCGGCCAGGCCGGAGCAGATCAGCCGGGGGATGGAGGCGCTCGGCGAGACGTTCCGGGAAGCGTTGGGCTGA
- the murI gene encoding glutamate racemase, which yields MTPTPPPDTPASAQPIGVFDSGVGGLSVLAELRQALPNEDFLYLADTAHVPYGSRSDEEIRDLTARAVAELCRRGVKAVVVACNTASAFSLTHLRARHALPIIGLVPAVKPAVKATKSGVVGVLATPGTGRGTLLRDVIREFAEPAGVRVLTAVSTALVPLVEAGKADSEEARATLREVLAPVAGAGADQLVLGCTHYPFLRASIEAEFGSTFTLVDSGAAVARHTRNVLAERGLLHTEAREGRVTYLVTGDPQAARPVFAALLSQPARSAPAHTGPESGHSETQLSGHAPRIEPAHT from the coding sequence GTGACGCCGACTCCGCCGCCCGACACGCCCGCCTCGGCCCAGCCCATCGGCGTGTTCGACTCCGGCGTGGGCGGCTTGAGTGTCCTCGCCGAGCTGCGCCAGGCGCTGCCTAATGAGGACTTTCTCTATCTCGCCGACACCGCGCACGTCCCCTACGGCTCGCGCAGCGACGAGGAAATCCGTGACCTGACTGCCCGCGCGGTGGCCGAGCTGTGCCGGCGCGGCGTGAAAGCGGTAGTCGTCGCCTGCAACACCGCTTCGGCCTTCAGCCTGACGCACCTGCGCGCGAGGCACGCCCTGCCGATCATCGGCCTCGTGCCGGCAGTCAAGCCGGCGGTCAAGGCGACGAAAAGCGGCGTCGTGGGCGTGCTCGCCACTCCGGGGACGGGGCGCGGCACCCTGCTGCGCGACGTGATCCGCGAGTTCGCCGAGCCCGCCGGGGTGCGGGTCCTGACTGCGGTGAGCACCGCGCTCGTGCCGCTTGTCGAAGCCGGAAAAGCGGACAGCGAAGAGGCCCGCGCCACCTTGCGTGAGGTGCTCGCCCCGGTAGCGGGGGCCGGCGCCGATCAGCTCGTGCTCGGCTGCACCCACTACCCTTTCTTACGCGCAAGTATTGAGGCCGAGTTCGGCAGCACCTTTACCCTCGTAGACAGCGGCGCGGCGGTGGCCCGGCACACCCGCAACGTGCTCGCGGAACGGGGCCTGCTCCACACAGAGGCGCGTGAAGGGCGCGTGACCTATCTCGTGACCGGCGACCCCCAGGCCGCGCGCCCGGTCTTCGCGGCGCTGCTTTCTCAGCCGGCGCGCTCCGCCCCTGCCCACACGGGGCCGGAAAGCGGGCATAGTGAGACGCAGCTCAGTGGGCACGCCCCGCGCATCGAGCCGGCACACACATGA
- the rph gene encoding ribonuclease PH, with product MTQPSSSKWPLRTGRDALTPRTLEVARSVNPHAPGSAHLKLGRTEIVATVTLEDKPAPHMRGKKEGWLTAEYAMLPRSTADRQARERNLQNGRRHEIQRLLGRALRSSLDLRPFKNQTLYVDCDVLVADGGTRVASVLAGHAALHDFCDRLIHSGRLSEWPIVHHVGAISVGLSGDELRVDLDYEEDKVARADLNVIATDTGLIIEAQGGAEEGPLTTEEYVRLLHAGVGAVEPLMKDLARQLAVIQGI from the coding sequence ATGACTCAACCTTCCTCCTCCAAATGGCCCCTGCGTACCGGCAGAGACGCCCTGACCCCCCGCACTCTGGAAGTCGCGCGCAGCGTCAACCCGCACGCGCCCGGCAGCGCGCACCTCAAGCTCGGGCGCACCGAGATCGTGGCGACCGTGACCCTTGAAGACAAGCCTGCGCCGCATATGCGCGGCAAGAAAGAGGGCTGGCTCACCGCCGAGTACGCGATGCTGCCGCGCTCGACCGCCGACCGCCAGGCCCGCGAGCGTAACCTGCAAAATGGCCGGCGCCACGAGATTCAGCGTCTGCTCGGGCGGGCGCTGCGCTCCAGCCTGGACCTGCGGCCCTTCAAGAACCAGACGCTGTACGTCGACTGCGACGTGCTCGTCGCCGACGGCGGCACCCGGGTGGCGAGCGTGCTCGCCGGACACGCCGCGCTGCACGACTTCTGCGACCGCCTGATCCACAGCGGGCGCCTCAGCGAGTGGCCGATTGTGCACCATGTCGGCGCGATCAGCGTCGGACTCAGCGGCGACGAGTTGCGGGTGGACCTCGACTATGAGGAGGACAAGGTGGCCCGCGCCGACCTCAACGTGATCGCGACCGACACCGGCCTGATCATCGAGGCCCAGGGCGGCGCCGAGGAAGGCCCCCTTACCACCGAGGAGTACGTGCGCTTGCTGCATGCTGGCGTAGGCGCGGTCGAGCCACTGATGAAAGACCTCGCCCGGCAGCTCGCGGTGATTCAGGGCATTTGA
- a CDS encoding PEGA domain-containing protein, which translates to MKKFLMIPAALLASSAFAAPKISAQSIIVNPVQPDLSVSVRVDKDNTGQANPVYVDGEAIRISTTVSRDAYVYLFNVDATGTVDQILPNRLSANGGNFVKANTTVTFPAPGAAFTFNVAGVGLNKVLALASLTPLNIDQLSSFRTAQDQFATVTAKGQDQLAQALSIVVNPIPQNSWVSDTAFFTVAAKTPVSSGSLFVGTNVRGSQVILNGRTLGGANTTYSGIAPGTYPVRVTAPGFADYRTTITVRANATTNLNVEFSVVTAPAPAPAPVANTFTLTLRSTVNGARVFVDGSEVGTIQNGVLNISVARGGREVVVLAPGYRAFVGQYNVTQNAQVNITPVR; encoded by the coding sequence ATGAAAAAGTTTCTGATGATTCCCGCCGCCCTGCTTGCGAGCAGCGCTTTTGCCGCTCCTAAGATCAGCGCCCAGAGCATTATCGTGAACCCCGTGCAGCCTGACCTCAGCGTCAGCGTGCGCGTCGACAAGGACAACACCGGTCAGGCCAACCCCGTCTACGTGGACGGCGAGGCCATCCGCATCAGCACCACGGTCAGCCGTGACGCCTACGTGTACCTCTTCAACGTGGACGCGACCGGCACCGTCGATCAGATCCTCCCCAACCGCCTGAGCGCCAACGGAGGCAACTTCGTCAAGGCGAACACCACCGTGACCTTCCCTGCGCCTGGTGCGGCCTTCACCTTCAACGTCGCGGGCGTCGGCCTGAACAAGGTGCTCGCCCTCGCCAGCCTGACTCCGCTGAACATCGACCAGCTCAGCTCCTTCAGGACGGCCCAGGACCAGTTCGCCACCGTCACCGCCAAGGGCCAGGACCAGCTCGCCCAGGCGCTGAGCATCGTGGTGAACCCCATTCCCCAGAACTCTTGGGTGAGCGACACCGCCTTCTTCACCGTGGCGGCCAAGACCCCCGTGAGCAGCGGCAGCCTGTTCGTCGGCACCAACGTGCGCGGCAGCCAGGTGATTCTCAACGGACGCACCCTCGGCGGCGCGAACACCACCTACTCGGGCATAGCCCCCGGCACCTACCCGGTGCGCGTGACGGCCCCCGGCTTCGCCGACTACCGCACCACCATCACGGTGCGCGCTAACGCCACCACCAACCTGAACGTCGAGTTCAGCGTGGTCACGGCGCCCGCCCCGGCCCCCGCCCCGGTCGCCAACACCTTCACCCTGACCCTGCGCAGCACCGTCAACGGCGCGCGCGTGTTCGTGGACGGCTCGGAAGTCGGCACCATTCAGAACGGCGTCCTGAACATCTCCGTCGCCCGTGGTGGCCGCGAAGTGGTCGTGCTCGCCCCCGGCTACCGCGCCTTCGTCGGTCAGTACAACGTCACCCAGAACGCCCAGGTAAACATCACCCCCGTTCGCTGA
- a CDS encoding glycerol-3-phosphate dehydrogenase/oxidase, giving the protein MTELLPPSDPRPAQLQAATADHVWDLIVIGGGASGLGTAVEAATRGHRTLLLEGHDYAKGTSSRSTKLVHGGVRYLAQGNVSLVREALRERGLLRKNAPHLVRDLAFVVPAYDWWAGPFYGIGLKLYDVLAGKLNLGSSKHLGRDAALERTPTLQKEGLMGGILYFDGQFDDARLAITLLRTFEDFGGAALNYAPVVGLLKDGEKVAGVRWRDEETGTLHEARGKVVVNATGVWVDDIRRMETPDAKPMLSPSQGVHIVVNKRFLPGQSAIMIPRTDDGRVLFAVPWHDHVVIGTTDTPVPDTHFEPRALEEEVEFILKTAGRYLDPAPTRADVLSVYAGLRPLVKGENTDGAGSTAALSRDHVIRISDGGLITLTGGKWTTYRRMGEDTVNRAEVLGGLPERLTTTPGLHLHGWSEDDRPDHWKVYGSEAEALQALPGADRFLHRELPYTEAELRWGVRFESARTVEDLLSRRTRALLLGAEASAEAAPRAAAILAEELGRDQAWQDAQVTTYRALAKGYRLS; this is encoded by the coding sequence ATGACCGAGTTGCTGCCCCCCTCTGACCCCCGGCCCGCGCAGCTGCAAGCGGCCACCGCCGACCACGTTTGGGACCTGATCGTCATTGGCGGCGGCGCTTCGGGCCTCGGCACGGCGGTCGAGGCGGCCACCCGTGGACACCGTACGCTGCTGCTCGAAGGCCACGATTACGCCAAGGGCACGAGCAGCCGCTCGACCAAGCTGGTGCACGGCGGCGTGCGCTACCTCGCCCAGGGCAACGTGTCGCTGGTGCGCGAGGCGCTGCGCGAGCGCGGCCTGCTGCGGAAAAACGCCCCCCATCTCGTGCGCGACCTCGCATTTGTGGTGCCGGCCTACGACTGGTGGGCGGGGCCGTTCTACGGCATCGGCCTCAAGCTCTACGACGTGCTCGCCGGCAAGCTCAACCTCGGCAGCTCCAAGCACCTGGGGCGCGACGCGGCGCTCGAGCGCACACCCACCCTGCAAAAAGAAGGGCTGATGGGGGGCATCCTCTACTTCGACGGTCAGTTCGACGACGCGCGCCTGGCCATCACGCTGCTGCGGACCTTCGAGGATTTCGGCGGCGCGGCGCTCAATTACGCGCCGGTGGTCGGGCTGCTCAAGGACGGGGAGAAGGTGGCGGGCGTGCGCTGGCGCGACGAGGAAACCGGCACCCTGCACGAGGCGCGCGGCAAGGTGGTGGTCAACGCGACCGGCGTCTGGGTCGACGACATCCGGCGCATGGAGACCCCAGACGCCAAACCCATGCTCTCGCCGAGTCAGGGCGTGCATATCGTGGTGAACAAGCGCTTCCTGCCCGGCCAGAGCGCGATCATGATCCCGCGGACTGACGACGGCCGGGTGCTGTTCGCCGTGCCGTGGCACGACCACGTGGTGATCGGCACCACCGATACGCCGGTACCAGACACCCACTTCGAGCCGCGTGCGCTGGAGGAGGAGGTCGAATTCATCCTCAAGACGGCGGGGCGTTATCTGGACCCGGCCCCCACGCGGGCCGACGTGCTCAGCGTCTACGCGGGGCTGCGCCCTCTGGTCAAGGGAGAGAACACCGACGGCGCCGGCTCCACGGCGGCCCTCTCCCGCGATCACGTCATCCGGATCTCGGACGGCGGCCTGATCACCCTCACGGGCGGCAAATGGACGACCTACCGCCGCATGGGCGAGGACACCGTGAACCGCGCCGAGGTGCTCGGCGGCCTGCCGGAGCGCCTGACCACCACGCCGGGGCTCCATCTGCACGGCTGGAGCGAAGACGACCGGCCCGACCACTGGAAGGTGTACGGGTCCGAAGCCGAGGCGCTTCAGGCCCTGCCCGGCGCCGACCGCTTCCTCCACCGCGAGTTGCCCTACACGGAGGCCGAACTGCGCTGGGGCGTGCGGTTTGAAAGTGCGCGCACTGTCGAAGACCTTCTCTCGCGCCGTACCCGCGCGCTGCTCCTCGGCGCCGAGGCGAGTGCCGAAGCCGCCCCACGCGCGGCGGCCATCCTCGCTGAGGAGCTCGGGCGCGATCAGGCGTGGCAAGACGCACAGGTGACCACCTACCGGGCGCTGGCAAAGGGCTACCGTCTGAGTTGA
- a CDS encoding TrmH family RNA methyltransferase, with the protein MAEVVTSLQNPQLKRLVRLRTRREREAEGVILIEGARELARAGRAGVEVLELYLCPELLSPEAVALLPEVEGQARRVTELARAAFEKVSGRENPDGLLGVAGTPTPRLPDPGDDALIVVLHGLEKPGNVGAILRTADAVGASGVLVLGRGADPYGPNVVRASQGSVFSVPTAVLDEDEALAWLADHGFTTVACTPDADAEYWDTPLTGRVALLLGTEHAGLPPEWRRSERAVRIPMHGAADSLNVATAAALVLYEARRQRRQPGG; encoded by the coding sequence ATGGCCGAAGTGGTGACCTCGCTCCAAAACCCCCAGCTCAAGCGCCTCGTGCGGCTCCGGACCCGGCGGGAGCGCGAGGCGGAGGGCGTGATCCTGATCGAGGGCGCACGTGAGCTCGCGCGGGCGGGGAGGGCCGGCGTGGAGGTCCTTGAGCTGTACCTCTGCCCCGAGCTGCTCAGTCCCGAAGCTGTCGCCCTGCTGCCCGAGGTGGAGGGGCAGGCACGGCGCGTGACCGAACTCGCGCGCGCGGCCTTCGAGAAGGTGAGCGGGCGCGAGAATCCTGACGGGTTGCTCGGGGTGGCGGGAACGCCCACGCCGCGGCTGCCGGACCCCGGAGACGACGCCTTGATCGTCGTGTTGCATGGCCTGGAAAAGCCCGGCAACGTCGGCGCGATCCTGCGCACCGCCGACGCGGTGGGCGCCAGCGGCGTGCTCGTGCTCGGGCGCGGCGCCGATCCCTACGGCCCCAACGTGGTCCGGGCGAGTCAGGGCAGCGTGTTTAGTGTACCGACCGCCGTGCTGGACGAGGACGAGGCGCTGGCCTGGCTCGCAGACCACGGGTTCACGACGGTCGCCTGCACCCCCGACGCCGACGCCGAGTACTGGGACACGCCCCTGACCGGGCGGGTCGCGCTGCTGCTCGGCACCGAGCACGCGGGATTGCCGCCCGAGTGGCGCCGCAGCGAGCGGGCGGTCCGGATTCCGATGCACGGCGCCGCCGACTCGCTGAACGTGGCGACGGCGGCGGCCCTGGTGCTGTACGAGGCGCGGCGGCAACGGCGGCAGCCTGGAGGCTGA